In Populus nigra chromosome 10, ddPopNigr1.1, whole genome shotgun sequence, the following proteins share a genomic window:
- the LOC133705137 gene encoding uncharacterized protein LOC133705137 gives MKGIMKGKLMKKLLSMKPTGYLKETRVLHVNAADGFIETLITKPSLEAQAQAETPELVVPKEVEKEKVKDCSFVADQEPDVIDVNELMKDLEEEEEEEEMEMEVDEDKENVRPVVKARVDLFGVKDKVESKGSQFRKIPLSEIDISSFQRPDLNSEGLFYPNLLTAFEKAAKEHMGVSEEERRESIDGENLERIREAETQARTQQENLEKSREAERNLEDKEEEPLLKARRIEDDDDTGDPILGFPEKCPPGGSDSVILYTTTLRGIRKTFEDCNSIRFLLESFQVLFFERDVSMHMEFKEELWRICDGKVNPPRLFIKGRYIGGSEEVLGLHEQGWFRVLFEGIPIDRFIGSPCEGCAGVRFVLCFNCSGSHKVVAENGLSNICQDCNENGLITCPLCC, from the coding sequence ATGAAAGGAATAATGAAAGGGAAGTTGATGAAGAAGCTGTTGTCAATGAAGCCAACAGGGTACTTGAAGGAAACTAGAGTTCTCCACGTGAATGCAGCAGATGGGTTCATTGAGACATTGATAACGAAGCCTAGTCTCGAAGCTCAGGCTCAGGCTGAAACCCCAGAGTTAGTGGTACCCAAAGaagtggaaaaagaaaaggttaaagaTTGTAGCTTTGTTGCTGATCAAGAACCTGATGTTATTGATGTAAATGAGCTTATGAAAGatcttgaagaagaggaagaggaggaggaaatgGAAATGGAGGTTGATGAAGACAAGGAAAATGTTAGGCCAGTAGTGAAGGCAAGAGTGGATCTTTTTGGGGTTAAAGATAAGGTGGAGTCAAAAGGGTCTCAATTTAGGAAAATCCCTTTGTCAGAGATTGATATCTCATCTTTCCAGCGACCGGATTTGAATTCTGAAGGCCTTTTTTACCCGAATTTATTGACTGCCTTTGAAAAAGCAGCGAAAGAGCACATGGGAGTGAgtgaagaagagagaagagaaagtaTTGACGGGGAGAATCTTGAAAGAATAAGGGAAGCAGAAACACAGGCAAGAACTCAGCAAGAAAATCTTGAAAAGAGCCGAGAAGCAGAGAGGAATCTTGAAGACAAGGAAGAAGAGCCACTCTTAAAAGCTCGTCGAATCGAAGACGACGATGATACAGGTGACCCTATATTAGGCTTCCCAGAGAAGTGTCCACCAGGAGGCAGTGACTCAGTAATTCTCTACACAACAACACTTAGAGGGATAAGAAAAACTTTTGAGGATTGTAACAGCATTCGCTTTCTTTTAGAGAGTTTTCAGGTACTTTTTTTTGAGAGAGATGTGTCAATGCACATGGAGTTTAAGGAGGAGTTATGGAGGATTTGCGATGGCAAGGTGAACCCTCCAAGGCTTTTCATCAAGGGGAGATATATAGGAGGATCTGAGGAGGTTTTGGGTTTGCATGAGCAAGGCTGGTTTAGAGTGCTCTTTGAAGGGATCCCAATTGACAGATTCATTGGCTCACCATGTGAAGGATGTGCTGGTGTTAGGTTTGTTCTCTGTTTCAATTGCAGTGGCAGCCATAAGGTTGTCGCCGAAAATGGGTTGTCAAATATATGCCAggattgtaatgagaatggtctGATAACCTGTCCCCTTTGCTGTTGA